Proteins encoded by one window of Halosolutus amylolyticus:
- a CDS encoding zinc-binding dehydrogenase → MPAQSVYFTGPREVEVRETTVPNPGPNEVKVAATVSAISSGTELLLYRGEMNPQIDADETLDALSGSFSYPFPYGYAIVGTVTAVGADVDPAWRDRTVLAFHPHASEFVVGVDEVCVVPADVSPAEAAILPNVETAVNLLLDGDPRIGERAIVFGQGVVGLLTTALLAETPLSSLVTVDCYEKRRRLSAAFGADRCLDPDEDDPVAAVREPAGPPERPDSPSGRTERDAPPRRADLTYELSGDPAALDVAIDATGYGGRVVVGSWYGTRTAELSLDGRFHRSRIRLISSQVSTIAPERRGRWTVARRLATAWRRLEDVATDRLVTHRVPVGDAPRAYALLDERPDETVQVLLTY, encoded by the coding sequence ATGCCGGCCCAGTCGGTGTACTTCACGGGCCCACGCGAGGTCGAGGTCCGAGAGACGACAGTGCCCAACCCGGGCCCGAACGAGGTCAAGGTAGCGGCGACGGTCTCCGCCATCAGCTCCGGGACGGAACTGTTACTCTACCGGGGCGAGATGAACCCCCAGATCGACGCTGACGAGACGCTCGACGCACTCTCCGGATCGTTTTCCTATCCGTTTCCGTACGGGTACGCGATCGTCGGGACGGTGACCGCCGTCGGCGCGGACGTGGACCCGGCGTGGCGCGACCGGACGGTGCTCGCGTTCCACCCCCACGCAAGCGAGTTCGTCGTCGGGGTCGACGAGGTGTGCGTCGTGCCGGCCGACGTTTCGCCGGCGGAGGCGGCGATTCTGCCGAACGTCGAAACGGCGGTCAACCTGCTCCTCGACGGGGACCCCCGCATCGGCGAGCGGGCGATCGTGTTCGGTCAGGGCGTCGTGGGGCTGTTGACGACGGCACTGCTGGCCGAGACGCCGCTTTCGTCGCTCGTAACCGTGGACTGCTACGAGAAGCGACGACGGCTCTCGGCGGCGTTCGGAGCCGATCGGTGTCTCGATCCCGACGAAGACGACCCGGTCGCGGCGGTCCGCGAACCTGCGGGACCGCCCGAGCGTCCGGACTCGCCGTCCGGTCGGACCGAACGGGACGCACCACCGCGTCGAGCGGACCTGACCTACGAACTCTCGGGCGATCCGGCGGCGCTCGACGTCGCCATCGACGCGACCGGATACGGGGGCCGCGTCGTCGTCGGGTCGTGGTACGGGACCAGGACGGCCGAACTGTCGCTCGACGGGCGATTCCACCGGAGCCGAATCCGCCTGATCAGCAGCCAGGTGAGTACCATCGCGCCGGAACGGCGGGGACGCTGGACCGTCGCGCGTCGGCTGGCGACCGCGTGGCGGCGACTGGAGGACGTCGCGACCGATCGGCTGGTGACCCACCGCGTCCCGGTCGGGGACGCCCCGAGGGCCTACGCACTGCTGGACGAGCGCCCGGACGAGACGGTCCAGGTGCTGTTGACGTACTGA
- a CDS encoding ORC1-type DNA replication protein — protein sequence MTDGPDEGMLSWDESVFRNEHVFEIDYVPETFKHREEQTRSLTYALRPAVRGSRPLNVMVRGPPGTGKTTAIQKLFDEVGAQTSDVRTIRVNCQVNATRYSVFSRLFEGTFDYEPPSSGISFKKLFGQIAEKLVEEDRVLVVALDDVNYLFYENEASDTLYSLLRAHEEYPGAKIGVIVVSSDPALEVIEELDSRVQSVFRPEDVYFPVYDQPEIVDILDERVKRGFHDGVISRETLERVAELTAESGDLRVGIDLLRRAGLNAEMRASRTVEMEDVEEAYEKSKYISLSRSLSNLTDTERALLEVVANNDGDQAGDVYEEFHERTDLGYTRYSEIVNKLDQLGLIAADYADVDGRGRSRSLSLAYDRDAVLDRLE from the coding sequence ATGACAGACGGCCCCGACGAGGGGATGTTGTCGTGGGACGAATCCGTGTTCAGAAACGAGCACGTCTTCGAAATCGACTACGTTCCCGAGACGTTCAAACACCGCGAGGAGCAGACCCGGAGCCTGACGTACGCGCTCCGGCCGGCGGTGCGTGGGTCGCGACCGCTGAACGTCATGGTTCGGGGCCCGCCGGGGACGGGGAAGACGACGGCGATCCAGAAACTGTTCGACGAGGTCGGTGCCCAGACCAGCGACGTCCGGACAATCCGGGTCAACTGCCAGGTCAACGCGACCCGCTACTCCGTGTTCTCGCGGCTGTTCGAGGGGACGTTCGACTACGAACCGCCGTCGTCGGGGATCTCGTTCAAGAAACTGTTCGGCCAGATCGCCGAGAAACTCGTCGAGGAGGACCGGGTGCTCGTCGTCGCGCTCGACGACGTCAACTACCTCTTCTACGAGAACGAGGCCTCCGATACGCTCTACTCCCTGCTCCGGGCCCACGAGGAGTATCCGGGCGCGAAGATCGGCGTCATCGTCGTCTCCTCGGACCCTGCACTCGAGGTCATCGAGGAACTGGACTCCCGCGTCCAGAGCGTCTTCCGGCCCGAGGACGTCTACTTCCCGGTCTACGACCAGCCAGAGATCGTCGACATCCTCGACGAACGTGTCAAACGGGGCTTCCACGACGGCGTTATCTCCCGCGAGACGCTCGAGCGCGTGGCCGAGTTGACCGCCGAGAGCGGCGACCTTCGGGTCGGGATCGACCTCCTGCGCCGGGCCGGCCTCAACGCCGAGATGCGCGCGAGTCGCACCGTCGAGATGGAGGACGTCGAGGAAGCTTACGAGAAGTCGAAGTACATCTCGCTCTCCCGCAGTCTCTCGAATTTGACCGACACCGAACGGGCCTTGCTCGAGGTCGTCGCCAACAACGACGGCGACCAGGCCGGCGACGTCTACGAGGAGTTCCACGAGCGGACCGACCTCGGCTACACCCGCTACTCCGAGATCGTCAACAAACTCGATCAACTGGGGCTGATCGCGGCCGACTACGCGGACGTCGACGGCCGCGGCCGCTCCCGATCGCTCTCGCTGGCCTACGACCGGGACGCCGTGCTCGACCGGCTCGAGTGA
- the uvrB gene encoding excinuclease ABC subunit UvrB: MSESRGPLQPDRPDVDRPFEVDAPFDPAGDQPEAIEQLADGFRSGMDKQTLLGVTGSGKTNTVSWLIEEIQKPTLVIAHNKTLAAQLYEEFRNLFPENAVEYFVSYYDYYQPEAYVEQTDTYIDKDASINDEIDRLRHSATRSLLTREDVIVVASVSAIYGLGDPRNYVDMSLRLEVGEEIGRDDLLAQLVDLNYERNDVDFTQGTFRVRGDTIEIYPMYGRYAVRVELWGDEIDRMVKVDPLEGKTQGEQQAVLVHPAEHYSIPEPKLEQAMDEIRDDLDSRISYFERTGDMIAAQRIEERTTFDLEMMQETGYCSGIENYSVYLSDRESGEAPYTLLDYFPEDFLAVVDESHQTIPQIRGQYAGDKSRKDSLVENGFRLPTAYDNRPLTFEEFEEKTDQTLYVSATPGDYEHEESEQIVEQIVRPTHLVDPKVEVSPASGQVDDLMDRIDARIDRDERTLVTTLTKRMAEDLTEYLEESGVDVAYMHDETDTLERHEIIRSLRLGEIDVLVGINLLREGLDIPEVSLVAILDADQEGFLRSETTLVQTMGRAARNVNGEVVLYADEPSNAMESAIEETQRRREIQQEYNEEHGLEPTTIEKEVGETNLPGSKTDTSEVSGRELADEDEAARYIDELEGRMQEAASNLEFELAADIRDRIREVREEFDFDDGEDEGIAPPTEEF; the protein is encoded by the coding sequence ATGAGCGAGAGTCGAGGTCCTCTCCAGCCGGACCGTCCCGACGTCGATCGCCCCTTCGAGGTCGACGCCCCCTTCGACCCGGCGGGCGACCAGCCCGAGGCGATCGAGCAACTGGCCGACGGGTTCCGATCGGGGATGGACAAACAGACCCTGCTCGGGGTAACCGGCTCCGGGAAGACCAACACGGTCTCGTGGCTGATCGAGGAGATCCAGAAGCCGACGCTGGTGATCGCCCACAACAAGACGCTGGCGGCCCAGTTGTACGAGGAGTTCCGGAACCTCTTCCCCGAGAACGCCGTCGAGTACTTCGTCTCCTACTACGACTACTACCAGCCCGAGGCCTACGTCGAGCAGACCGACACCTACATCGACAAGGACGCCTCGATCAACGACGAGATCGATCGGCTTCGCCACTCCGCGACCCGCTCCCTGCTGACTCGCGAGGACGTGATCGTCGTCGCCTCCGTGTCCGCGATCTACGGCCTCGGTGACCCGCGCAACTACGTCGACATGTCCTTGCGCCTCGAGGTCGGCGAGGAGATCGGCCGCGACGACCTGCTCGCCCAGCTCGTGGACCTGAACTACGAGCGCAACGACGTCGACTTCACGCAGGGCACGTTCCGGGTCCGGGGCGACACGATCGAGATCTATCCGATGTACGGCCGGTACGCGGTTCGCGTGGAACTGTGGGGCGACGAGATCGATCGGATGGTCAAGGTCGACCCGCTCGAGGGGAAGACCCAGGGCGAGCAACAGGCGGTCCTCGTCCACCCCGCGGAGCACTACTCCATCCCGGAGCCGAAACTCGAGCAGGCGATGGACGAGATCCGGGACGACCTCGACTCGCGCATCTCGTACTTCGAACGCACGGGCGACATGATCGCCGCCCAGCGTATCGAGGAGCGAACCACCTTCGACCTCGAGATGATGCAGGAGACGGGCTACTGTTCGGGGATCGAGAACTACTCCGTCTACCTCTCCGATCGTGAGTCGGGCGAAGCGCCCTACACCCTGCTCGACTACTTCCCGGAGGACTTCCTCGCCGTGGTCGACGAGTCCCACCAGACGATCCCCCAGATCCGGGGCCAGTACGCCGGCGACAAGTCCCGCAAGGACTCGCTGGTCGAGAACGGGTTCCGGCTGCCGACCGCCTACGACAACCGGCCGCTCACCTTCGAGGAGTTCGAGGAGAAGACCGACCAGACCCTCTACGTCAGCGCCACGCCGGGCGATTACGAACACGAGGAGAGCGAGCAGATCGTCGAACAGATCGTCCGTCCGACCCACCTCGTCGACCCGAAGGTCGAGGTCTCGCCCGCCAGCGGCCAGGTCGACGACCTCATGGATCGTATCGACGCACGCATCGATCGCGACGAGCGCACTCTCGTCACCACCCTCACGAAGCGGATGGCCGAAGACCTGACCGAGTATCTGGAGGAGTCGGGCGTCGACGTCGCGTACATGCACGACGAGACCGACACCCTGGAGCGCCACGAGATCATCCGCTCGCTCCGTCTGGGCGAGATCGACGTTCTCGTCGGGATCAACCTCCTGCGGGAGGGGCTGGACATCCCCGAGGTCTCTCTCGTCGCGATCTTAGACGCCGACCAGGAGGGGTTCCTGCGGAGCGAGACGACGCTCGTCCAGACGATGGGGCGGGCCGCTCGCAACGTCAACGGCGAGGTCGTCCTCTACGCCGACGAGCCCTCGAACGCCATGGAGTCGGCGATCGAGGAAACCCAGCGCCGCCGCGAGATCCAGCAGGAGTACAACGAGGAACACGGCCTCGAACCCACGACGATCGAGAAAGAGGTCGGCGAGACGAACCTGCCCGGGTCGAAGACCGACACGAGCGAGGTCTCCGGCCGGGAACTCGCGGACGAGGACGAGGCCGCCCGCTACATCGACGAACTCGAGGGGCGAATGCAGGAGGCCGCGAGCAACCTCGAATTCGAGCTGGCGGCCGACATCCGCGATCGGATCCGGGAAGTCCGCGAGGAGTTCGACTTCGACGACGGCGAGGACGAGGGGATCGCGCCGCCGACCGAGGAGTTCTGA
- a CDS encoding DUF7553 family protein, whose product MTDHLQQARDDLEEAAKSADDDVRGDIRETTDAFADYVMSDTQPDHALLDERLNTLRQVSQQADGNTETKVESAIDTIEDYRETIDQA is encoded by the coding sequence ATGACGGACCACCTCCAGCAGGCCCGCGACGACCTCGAAGAAGCCGCCAAGAGCGCCGACGACGACGTGCGCGGCGACATCCGCGAGACCACCGACGCGTTCGCCGACTACGTGATGAGCGACACCCAACCGGATCACGCCCTCCTCGACGAACGGCTCAACACCCTCCGGCAGGTCAGCCAGCAGGCGGACGGCAACACCGAAACCAAGGTCGAGTCGGCCATCGACACGATCGAGGACTACCGCGAGACGATCGATCAGGCCTGA
- a CDS encoding DUF1059 domain-containing protein has translation MPYRFECPLGSCQFVLRSSSSDEVERLVRAHARLSHRGRIDPADIDRGTERIEAA, from the coding sequence ATGCCATACCGCTTCGAGTGCCCCCTGGGAAGCTGCCAGTTCGTGCTCCGATCGAGCAGTAGCGACGAGGTCGAACGCCTGGTCCGGGCCCACGCCCGGCTGAGTCACCGCGGGCGGATCGATCCGGCCGACATCGATCGCGGAACGGAGCGGATCGAGGCCGCCTGA
- a CDS encoding glycosyltransferase family 4 protein → MRLGLVVYDGLERTSGGYRYDRRLVTGLRDRGHEVTLVTIPRDGYGANLFDNVSREVAADLAALDVDVLLQDELCHPSLVRHNRRHDDDVPIVSIVHHLRCREPRAAWRNALVRPIERRYLETVDAFVYNSETTRETVEALVGPTRGVVAPPGGDHVDPGVTRAQIRARAHEPGPLEVVFVGTLVERKGLHTLLRGLAARPADEWTLTVVGDPTIDPGYARRIDRLVDALGVEESVTVAGRVTDSALSSILGDGHLLAVPSGYEGFGIVYLEGMGFGMPALASTAGGAGEVVTDGETGVLIPPGKPRAVSEAVGSLAADRERLAEMGVAARDAYEAHPTWSEMVDRVASFTTGLREVAGPSP, encoded by the coding sequence ATGCGGCTGGGGTTAGTCGTCTACGACGGCCTCGAGCGCACGTCCGGCGGCTACCGCTACGATCGACGGCTCGTGACGGGACTTCGCGATCGGGGCCACGAGGTCACACTCGTTACGATCCCGAGGGACGGGTACGGGGCGAACCTGTTCGACAACGTCTCCAGAGAGGTCGCCGCCGACCTGGCCGCCCTCGACGTCGACGTGCTGTTGCAGGACGAACTCTGTCACCCGTCGCTCGTCCGGCACAACCGGCGACACGACGACGACGTGCCGATCGTCTCGATCGTCCATCACCTCCGGTGCCGGGAGCCGCGGGCGGCGTGGCGGAACGCGCTCGTCAGGCCGATCGAGCGGCGCTACCTCGAGACGGTCGACGCCTTCGTCTACAACAGCGAGACCACCCGGGAGACCGTCGAGGCGCTCGTCGGCCCGACGAGGGGCGTCGTCGCACCGCCCGGTGGGGACCACGTCGATCCGGGAGTCACGCGAGCGCAGATCCGCGCCCGTGCCCACGAACCGGGGCCGCTCGAGGTCGTCTTCGTGGGGACGCTCGTCGAGCGGAAGGGGCTCCACACGCTGCTCCGGGGGCTGGCCGCCCGGCCCGCCGACGAGTGGACCCTGACCGTCGTCGGCGACCCGACGATCGATCCGGGCTACGCCCGGCGGATCGACCGGCTGGTCGACGCGCTGGGCGTCGAGGAGTCGGTGACGGTCGCGGGCCGAGTGACCGATTCGGCGCTGTCGTCGATCCTCGGGGACGGGCACCTCCTCGCCGTGCCCTCCGGCTACGAGGGGTTCGGCATCGTCTACCTCGAGGGAATGGGGTTCGGCATGCCGGCACTCGCCTCGACCGCCGGCGGCGCGGGCGAGGTCGTCACCGACGGGGAGACGGGGGTGTTGATTCCGCCGGGTAAACCGCGGGCCGTGTCCGAGGCGGTGGGCTCTCTCGCGGCCGATCGCGAGCGCCTCGCCGAGATGGGAGTTGCCGCCCGGGACGCCTACGAGGCCCACCCCACCTGGAGCGAGATGGTCGATCGCGTCGCGTCGTTTACGACCGGTCTCCGCGAGGTCGCGGGACCGTCGCCGTGA
- a CDS encoding class I SAM-dependent methyltransferase, giving the protein MTEPDHYSFRRYLDAKRTVDRRARDRRVADAFRRALEGVDEPVELCEVGAGTGAMVETIFEWTADTEVRYTAIDADPTLVEAAAEGVADRATDRGYSLDRSDRTGRPGETVRIDRDGVAFEVEFRAADALAHLADHDDTYDAVVAQAFLDLTDVRAALEAVTGGLRSGGVAYFPITFDGVTALLPPVDPELEDRIERRFHRRMDTTEKVGGETGDSTAGRHLLTAIPATGGRVVAAGGSDWVVRPIDGGYEADEAYFLHHIVDTIESALAADGTIEAERVRAWAASRHEQVATADLVYLAHQLDVLARWPGST; this is encoded by the coding sequence GTGACCGAACCAGATCACTACTCGTTCCGTCGATACCTCGACGCCAAGCGAACCGTCGACCGACGCGCCCGGGACCGGCGCGTCGCGGACGCGTTTCGCCGCGCGCTCGAGGGGGTCGACGAGCCCGTCGAACTCTGCGAAGTCGGGGCCGGGACGGGCGCGATGGTCGAGACGATTTTCGAGTGGACGGCCGACACCGAGGTCCGGTACACGGCCATCGACGCCGACCCGACCCTGGTCGAGGCCGCCGCGGAGGGCGTCGCCGATCGCGCGACGGACCGGGGCTACAGCCTGGATCGGTCGGATCGGACGGGACGGCCGGGTGAGACGGTACGCATCGATCGCGACGGGGTGGCGTTCGAGGTCGAGTTCCGCGCCGCCGACGCACTTGCCCATCTCGCGGACCACGACGATACGTACGACGCCGTCGTCGCCCAGGCGTTCCTCGATCTCACGGACGTGCGAGCGGCGCTGGAGGCAGTCACCGGCGGGCTCCGATCGGGCGGGGTCGCCTACTTCCCCATCACGTTCGACGGGGTGACGGCGCTGTTGCCGCCGGTCGATCCCGAACTCGAGGACCGGATCGAGCGGCGGTTTCACCGTCGGATGGACACGACCGAGAAGGTCGGCGGTGAGACGGGTGACAGCACTGCCGGCCGTCACCTCCTCACTGCGATACCGGCGACCGGCGGCCGGGTCGTCGCGGCGGGCGGCTCCGACTGGGTGGTCCGACCGATCGATGGCGGGTACGAGGCCGACGAGGCGTACTTCCTCCATCACATCGTCGACACGATCGAGTCCGCGCTCGCGGCCGACGGGACGATCGAGGCCGAACGGGTTCGCGCGTGGGCGGCGAGCCGCCACGAACAGGTCGCGACCGCGGACCTCGTCTACCTCGCCCACCAGCTAGACGTCCTCGCCCGGTGGCCGGGGTCGACGTAG
- a CDS encoding DUF4397 domain-containing protein: MGIAGGLTAASGPVLAVGEHDDDDRQKPEKKRKGDEKPDDVPGGAVRVAHFSPDAPNVDVYVDGNRVLANVAYGDVSPYLEIEPGTYRVKITAAGDPGTVAFDDDVTFGAAFYTVAAIGELGAGTFQPAVLLDAGSALARVAHFSPDAPSVDVYAGDEPLFEDVSFTESTDYVPVPAGDYTLSVRPAGDPETVVATFDVTLERGVAYTGYAIGYLEPPEGTTDRDFTVQFAVDGPTADETYSSN, encoded by the coding sequence ATGGGGATCGCCGGTGGGCTGACCGCGGCGAGCGGACCCGTACTCGCCGTGGGCGAACACGACGACGACGATCGACAGAAACCCGAGAAAAAGCGCAAGGGGGACGAGAAACCGGACGACGTACCCGGTGGCGCCGTCCGGGTCGCGCACTTCTCCCCGGACGCCCCGAACGTCGACGTCTACGTCGACGGGAATCGGGTGCTCGCGAACGTCGCCTACGGTGACGTCTCGCCGTACCTGGAGATCGAACCGGGGACGTACCGGGTCAAAATCACGGCGGCCGGCGATCCGGGGACGGTCGCGTTCGACGACGACGTGACGTTCGGCGCGGCGTTCTACACGGTCGCCGCGATCGGCGAACTCGGCGCGGGGACGTTCCAGCCTGCGGTCCTGCTGGACGCCGGGTCGGCCCTCGCGCGGGTCGCGCACTTCTCCCCGGACGCCCCCAGCGTCGACGTCTACGCCGGCGACGAGCCGCTCTTCGAGGACGTCTCGTTCACCGAATCGACCGACTACGTGCCGGTGCCGGCCGGTGACTACACCCTCTCGGTCCGGCCGGCCGGCGATCCGGAGACGGTCGTCGCCACCTTCGACGTCACGCTCGAACGGGGCGTGGCCTACACCGGCTACGCGATCGGCTACCTCGAACCGCCGGAGGGCACGACCGATCGCGACTTCACCGTCCAGTTCGCGGTCGACGGGCCGACGGCCGACGAGACGTATAGTAGCAACTGA
- a CDS encoding MutS-related protein encodes MDLESIPGVGEKTARALSELDEPERALRSGDVARIAEAPGITQGRAARIARGAIRREHDDPGGFLATDRAREVYREVLGLLKEWTVTDYAAQRLETIYPSPSRSRIEEVQAFAADAIDIEYDEAVLDALEGVEPLATPGDVRVRERCLATTDAERYSEARAAIPELSVEVVEDAQGLAELARGYSTVIALDESFAGVTVEGDVQVRPDALETPAEVVPERPLAFFARNRDRLRAAIAVHRAADLDPACDVDALADGLSRLAEDGTVAGDEELDRLTTAVDDLDAAAGTAESVANDRLREAIREKDVTIEGSDLLSLVERGAGVDSLLSRELADEYAAAVAAAREHLIEALDLDQGEAEIARRAFGDEPTFPVERDEDAIGRLREELTAAKERRAGRLKRDLAADLADQREGARQLVRDALELDVELAIARFAREYECAMPEFVWEPTGATGDPAGFAIEGGRSPLLDEPLAAIDPVDYGVSGVALLSGVNSGGKTSTLDLVASVVVLAHMGLPVPADDVRLRRFDDLHYHAKTQGTLDAGAFESTVREFADLAQGGEGSLVLVDELESITEPGASAKIIAGILEALSENGATAVFVSHLAGEIREMADYDVTVDGIEAVGLVDGELEVNRSPVKEHLARSTPELIVEKLAGESEALFYDRLLEKFE; translated from the coding sequence ATGGACCTCGAGTCGATCCCGGGCGTCGGCGAGAAGACCGCCCGGGCGCTGTCGGAACTCGACGAACCCGAACGAGCGCTGCGATCGGGCGACGTCGCGCGGATCGCGGAGGCACCCGGGATCACGCAGGGGCGGGCGGCCCGCATCGCCCGCGGCGCGATTCGCCGCGAGCACGACGACCCCGGCGGCTTCCTGGCGACCGATCGCGCCCGCGAGGTCTACCGCGAGGTGCTGGGCCTGCTCAAAGAGTGGACCGTCACCGACTACGCGGCCCAGCGGCTGGAAACGATCTACCCGAGTCCGAGCCGATCGCGCATCGAGGAGGTACAGGCCTTCGCGGCCGACGCGATCGATATCGAGTACGACGAGGCCGTCCTCGACGCGCTCGAGGGGGTCGAACCGCTCGCGACGCCGGGCGACGTCCGGGTCCGGGAGCGCTGTCTGGCGACGACCGACGCCGAGCGCTACAGCGAGGCCCGGGCGGCGATCCCGGAACTCTCCGTCGAGGTCGTCGAGGACGCACAGGGGCTGGCCGAACTCGCGCGCGGCTACTCGACGGTGATCGCGCTCGACGAGTCGTTCGCCGGTGTCACCGTCGAGGGTGACGTGCAGGTCCGGCCCGACGCACTCGAGACCCCCGCGGAGGTCGTTCCCGAGCGTCCGCTCGCCTTTTTCGCGCGGAACCGGGACCGCCTGCGGGCGGCGATCGCGGTCCACCGCGCGGCCGACCTCGACCCGGCCTGCGACGTCGACGCGCTGGCGGACGGCCTCTCGCGACTCGCCGAGGACGGGACGGTCGCGGGCGACGAGGAACTCGATCGGCTGACGACGGCGGTCGACGACCTGGACGCGGCGGCCGGGACCGCCGAGAGCGTCGCCAACGATCGGCTCCGGGAGGCCATCCGCGAGAAGGACGTCACGATCGAGGGCTCCGACCTCCTCTCGCTGGTCGAACGGGGCGCGGGCGTCGACTCCCTGCTGTCGCGGGAACTGGCCGACGAGTACGCCGCGGCGGTCGCGGCCGCCCGCGAGCACCTGATCGAGGCGCTCGACCTCGACCAGGGCGAGGCCGAGATCGCCCGGCGCGCGTTCGGCGACGAACCGACGTTTCCGGTCGAGCGCGACGAGGACGCGATCGGCCGCCTCCGCGAGGAACTCACCGCCGCGAAGGAGCGCCGCGCCGGTCGTCTCAAACGGGACCTCGCGGCCGACCTCGCCGACCAGCGCGAGGGGGCCCGACAACTCGTTCGGGACGCGCTCGAACTCGACGTCGAACTCGCGATCGCCCGCTTCGCCCGCGAGTACGAGTGTGCGATGCCCGAGTTCGTCTGGGAGCCCACCGGTGCCACGGGTGACCCCGCGGGCTTTGCGATCGAGGGCGGGCGCTCGCCGCTGCTGGACGAACCGCTCGCGGCGATCGATCCGGTCGACTACGGGGTGTCGGGCGTCGCGCTCCTCTCGGGGGTCAACAGCGGCGGCAAGACCTCGACGCTGGACCTGGTCGCGAGCGTCGTCGTGCTCGCACACATGGGCCTGCCGGTGCCCGCCGACGACGTTCGCCTCCGGCGGTTCGACGACCTGCACTACCACGCCAAGACCCAGGGGACGCTGGACGCGGGGGCGTTCGAGTCGACAGTCCGGGAGTTCGCCGATCTCGCCCAGGGTGGCGAGGGCTCGCTCGTCCTCGTGGACGAACTCGAGAGCATCACCGAACCCGGAGCCAGCGCGAAGATCATCGCGGGTATCCTCGAGGCGCTCTCGGAGAACGGGGCGACGGCGGTGTTCGTCTCGCACCTCGCCGGCGAGATCCGCGAGATGGCCGACTACGACGTCACCGTCGACGGGATCGAAGCGGTAGGGCTCGTGGACGGCGAACTCGAGGTGAATCGATCGCCCGTCAAGGAGCATCTCGCGCGATCGACCCCGGAACTGATCGTCGAGAAACTCGCCGGCGAAAGCGAGGCGCTCTTCTACGATCGCCTGCTCGAGAAGTTCGAGTAG
- a CDS encoding 6-pyruvoyl trahydropterin synthase family protein gives MYTVTVTRDFVAQHWLTVPDPGPEGDLHSHHLTVEVQVEGERLGEYGYLVDIDDLKAVVDGLVDRYRDATLNDLPEFEGLNPSVEHFSRFFADRVVDGIETDRLDGVEVTMWEEDAAAASYATTV, from the coding sequence ATGTACACGGTGACGGTCACCCGCGACTTCGTCGCTCAACACTGGCTCACGGTCCCCGATCCCGGCCCCGAGGGGGACCTCCACTCCCACCACCTGACGGTGGAGGTCCAGGTGGAGGGAGAACGGCTCGGGGAGTACGGCTATCTCGTCGACATCGACGACCTCAAGGCGGTCGTGGACGGCCTGGTCGACCGGTACCGGGACGCGACGCTCAACGATCTTCCGGAGTTCGAGGGGCTCAACCCCAGCGTGGAGCACTTCTCGCGGTTCTTCGCCGATCGAGTCGTGGACGGGATCGAGACCGACCGTCTCGACGGCGTCGAGGTGACGATGTGGGAAGAGGACGCGGCGGCCGCCTCCTACGCTACGACCGTCTGA
- a CDS encoding GTP cyclohydrolase IIa, translating to MTETQVTLIQIDNYGPWTVAPEPKREADLQMLQSRLYADLSQLVGHHDGYVFSTRYDNMIAVTNGLDLAEHRRIQDAVRNRYPVTVSLGVATGASPRDAIGEATATLQAAGSAQDGERTEILRGDPLREGGAVQIAHFDVNDATGRYTDELDAFEVFRRIDRGYTTLLEYMYDSHDSLSFFIGGDNVISVTADLDRPAFEEAIDHVAETAGIDLKVGVGRGRTAGDAGMVAKEALERCREHGTRVEIGAGERTEGT from the coding sequence GTGACCGAAACGCAGGTTACACTGATCCAGATCGACAACTACGGGCCGTGGACGGTGGCGCCGGAACCGAAACGGGAGGCCGACCTGCAGATGCTCCAGTCCCGCCTGTACGCGGACCTCTCACAACTCGTCGGTCATCACGACGGCTACGTGTTCTCCACGCGATACGACAACATGATCGCCGTCACGAACGGCCTCGACCTGGCGGAACACCGGCGCATCCAGGATGCCGTCCGCAACCGCTATCCCGTGACGGTGAGCCTCGGCGTCGCCACGGGTGCCTCCCCGCGGGACGCGATCGGCGAGGCGACCGCGACCCTCCAGGCGGCCGGGAGCGCCCAGGACGGAGAGCGAACCGAAATCCTGCGCGGCGATCCGCTGCGCGAGGGAGGGGCCGTCCAGATCGCCCACTTCGACGTCAACGACGCGACCGGGCGGTACACCGACGAACTCGACGCCTTCGAAGTGTTCCGGCGCATCGACCGGGGGTACACGACGCTCCTCGAGTACATGTACGACAGTCACGACTCGCTGTCGTTTTTCATCGGCGGCGACAACGTCATCTCGGTAACCGCCGACCTCGATCGGCCGGCGTTCGAGGAGGCGATCGATCACGTCGCGGAGACCGCGGGGATCGACCTCAAGGTCGGCGTCGGTCGCGGTCGGACGGCCGGGGACGCCGGGATGGTGGCCAAGGAGGCGCTCGAACGCTGCCGAGAGCACGGAACCCGCGTCGAGATCGGTGCCGGTGAGCGAACGGAGGGGACGTAA